In Miscanthus floridulus cultivar M001 chromosome 19, ASM1932011v1, whole genome shotgun sequence, the DNA window GGACATGGCATGTCAGAAAGAGACATGTACCAACCTATAGCAGACATGCCATATGACACCAAACATAGCCATATAGTTTGGTTTTGGGGCACATAACTCATATGGCTAAGGCAAACTAGGGACAACCTTTTTGTCTCGAAAGTTGATTGTGAAATCATGTCAAAGTGGTCATGCCTCAATGCTTTACCATTTCAGGTGCTGTATGAACCACCTGAATAAATAATTCAATATCGTTCATCTTTGTGCCATCTGCCATGCATCATGCATGACCTCTTTGCTAATATGCCTATGTATCAAACATAGCATTGTTGAGATCCACATTGCCTTCCTTACATAACATAAAACTGGGAGTTCAAACGTGAAGGGGTTTAGCTAGGGCTTATTAGGAACAATCTAGGTACTTCTGTAGAGTGGAGACACAATATCATGTAGATGCGTCTGGAACAAGAGCAATCTACTGCATACAAGTTTATTGTGGTCTCTGACAAGTGTTTACTATAATGCTTAGCAGATCAcgacaccaaaaaaaaaaacatcataggTTCCAACTAAAATATCAGAGAAACTGTTTGGGGAATAGAGACAATAAACAACAATTCATGTAAAAATCTACTGGATGACCAACTAACATTACTTTGGCCTAATTTGTGATAAGGGCACCAAAATTCAATCCCCATTTCCACAATTCTGTAAAAAAACTAAAGGTTCGTGGGCAAACTGGTCTGATCTGATTTTTCCCTGAGGTCAGGGTTATTAACCTGTACGCGCCCAAAAATATGTAAATGTAAATATtgcaatttttattatttggagtCTGATAAATATTCCTAATAATGTAAACTAACAAGATAGTAATATTTTTATATCTTTTTATAAGGTTTCATCACAGGCTCaggcttttttttttgttttcaggCTGAAAATGGATCAGCTGCTCAAGCCATACAACAAGTTCTTTGTAAATTGTAGGCATGAGCATCCACAAAAAATTTCAATTCAACAAAAGTTCCCAAAACATAACTGTTACATTGCGATGACCACAAAATGCAGGAAACAAATTATAGAACCAACAATAATAAGTACACGAAATATAGCACCAAACAACAGATATAGTACCTTTATGTCCTTCCGAAGAACAAGTTTGGATAGTTTGAAATGTGCCGTAGGGCCATCAGGTAGCCCAATGATAAGTAGAGCATCTGGCACATAAAAACCAACCAGATGTCACAAGCAAGATGAAGTTCAAGAACTTTTAGCACCAATATGATGAATTCATACCAGGTTCCCTTCGATTTGTGTGGACAACAATAAGTGAGGTGAAATCCCTATCCTTTGCATATTCCACAATCTGAAAACAAATGTGTTTGAATGAATTTATAAAGGTGCCTTGTTGAACCAATTAAATTAAAAATTAAATCCGTAAAATGACATACTTTCTTGAGTTCATATGTTCCCCTTTTTACATAATGGGAATTCGGTATCACTTGCATTAACTCGTCAATAAATGCAGGCCCCCTCTGGATATACGCAGCAGAAGGTATATTGTTAAATCATGCAATGTTGTAGGAAGAATATAAAAACATGAAATCATCACAAACTGAAAATCAGCAGAATAAGATATGGAGTAGAAATTCATGGAGAGAAGGGATAAGCATAGAAAATAAATACCCCAGAATTGAAGCGGCATGTCGTAATCAATATTTTCGGGGTTATGTGCTGCTTTAGAACTGCATTGAATTCATCCGCATCATTTCCTGCAAACAGCTGCAGACATGAAAAGTTATTCCATAATTCACAAATCTAGAAATTGAGCTGGGTTGAAATAGTGGTCTAAGTAAATCATTGAACACAATCCCAAAATTTGAATACAGAACTTTAGATTGAGTAAAATTGACACAGCGATCCAAATGAGCATTCATCCGCAAAGACATAATAGACTAACAGAGGTTCCTAATAGTTTCCAAAAGAGAGTGTTACTGCATCCCCGAAGAAAATCAAGTATTTTTTTTAGCATCCCGAAGAAAATCAAGTTGAACAGTGGACACAATGCACAAGAAAAGCTTAGAGAGCAGCTAACAAATTACTAGcaacaagagaaagatgaaaaagTGCAGTCAGGTACATAAGATGGTGATGCACATCCAAACTAGACTGGATCATTAGGTCAAGGAAAGCGAGTCTTAGTTGTCCTACAATATAAATGATCTCATTGTCACTCTTATGCTTTGCAATTCATTTCAGCTGTGACTTTTCATTCTGTAAACATTGTCACTACTAATTTGACATTCATAGTTTTTTCTAGAGTACATATGGGCATTAGTAACCTAAATATGGATCCCCACAAGTACTGTGTTTGTTAGTTCTGCACTAAATTAAGCATATCAGTCGGTATTTACGCAGACTTATAATGTTATGTAAGCGTGGTGTCATCAAGAATGATATACGGACCTCCTGGTCGTCGGGCCGGCACACAGTCTCATCGGGCTCCCGGGTGTTCTCGATCGTCCGGGGAACCTGCCTCTCCGGCGGCTGCAAACACCCGAAGCAATCAGAACCAAACCGAACCAAAAACTACAAGCTCTACAGGTGGCATGGGCAGTTCGAAGAGCGCTCGCTTGCCTGCTCCCCGAGCTCTTCGGCGCGGCGGACGGCCTGTCCGCGCTCGTGGGCGAGCGCGCGCTTCTGGGCCTTCTTCTCTCGCTTAAGTTTAGCGTGCACCTCGCGGCGCTTGTCCTTGTTCTTGATCTGCGACGGCAGTATCGCCTCCGCCTTCTCCTTCCTGGCCTTCTTGCCCTTCCGCTCGCTCCTCCCCTCGCGCTCGTCGCCCGGGGGCGACGCCGCGTCGGTGGGAGGCTGCTTCCGCTTCTTCTCCTTCGCCATCGCCGGCGGGAGGTTGCTGTGgttggcgcggcggcggcggcggcggctagggttaagGGATAGCAAGGCGGGAGCGGGAGCGAGAGCGCTGTGAGCCTGTGAGCGGCGTGGCGCGTTGCTGGCGGCGACTAGCTCGACTCGGGGACGTGGGGAAGGGAACAGACACCTGGGCCTTAGAAGATCACGGCCTCACGAGGGTTGCGCTTTGGGCTTTGGGCTTAGACTGTGAGAATGGGCTGGCAGTTCTGGGCTTGTATTCTGTGCTGGTAATTGGAAGGTGTGGGGCTGTGGGCTCCTTTGCCTTTGCATTTCCAGTCCACGGGCgatatttgattttttttcctattATATTATAATGTTTTGTGAGAGCTTAATTTGTGCAAgtattttttgaaaaaagaataaCAATTTCATCAAATGCTTAGATGTTTGGATtattggattttctcaagagaaATTACAATGACGGTTTATATAGAGATGCAGATGCTTCATCACATTACTTTGGGAAGCAGAAAGCAGGAATTGGTGAACTTTTGCAGAAAACGTTAGATAAATTCAGTGTTTctttaaaatatttttaaaacaaacaaataaataaatggagTATAATAAAAATATAAAGATATTGCTGAACTGGACCCGGCAACACTATCCCCTTCGCCGGCGCCGCTCCCGCTCCGTCCCACCCGCGCTCTCCACCGATCGATCGAACCTTCCGCCTTCCGGCGCGATGTTCCCGTGCCGCCCCCTGGCTCCGCCGGCCCCGCCGCGTGCTCCTTCGCTCGCGCGGCTTCCGCCGTCTTCGCtgcggccgccgccgtcgtcgctgcGCGTGGTGCGGTGCATGGCGAAGGAGCGGCGGGTGCGGATGGTGGCGAAGCAGATCCAGCGGGAGCTCGCCGACATGCTCACCCGCGACCCCGTCCTGCAGCGCGCCGTGCTCCCCGAGGCCGCGCTCGGCGCCGACCGCTACCTCTCGTCGCTCACCACCATCGCCGACGTCGAGCTCTCCAACGACCTCCAGGTCAGGCCACCCGCCGCTCACGCGCTCAAATGGCGGTCGGCTTTGCGCAGGTGGTGCTGAGTTCCGGTGTGCGCAGGTGTGCAAGGTCTACGTGTCCGTGTTTGGGGACGAGAGGGGGAAGGAGGTGGCTATTGAGGGGCTCAAGGCCAAGACCAAGTACGTGAGGAGCCAGGTAGGCAAGCGGATGAAGCTCCGCCTCACGCCGGAGATAAGGTTCATCGAGGATGAGTCCATGGAGCGTGGAAGCAGGGTATGTGATTCGAATTCACTTATTTTTGCATGCTGTGAACTCTGTTATTCATTCCTTTTCATTGCCTTATAATTACTATGTACATATCATATTCGCTGCACATGGTGCCTGTTCCCATTATTGGCATCACAGACCAGCAATTGTCGTTTACATTGAACTCAATACATGCTCTTGATATACTATTGTAATATTGTTCAGTACTGCGAATTTGTATCTCAACAATGTCGTGATTGATCTGCTCGCCACAACATATGCTAATGCTAATCACCCCCTACACCCAAAAACGCACACATGCACCAAATAAATGTCTATCCTTTATTCGCCATTGAATTTGTCATTCCCCTACAAATTGTGAGACAGGGATAGTGTTCTGCATATTTTTTGAACTTCAAAGTGGAAAGAGTATGTGCACTTGTGCACTGCAATTTTTTGGTGAAAATTAGAATCATCTTTATGCTTTATGGGGATAAGGACCATAAGGCCTGTCCGAGGCAATTGTATCTCAACATAAACAATTTGATGGGCTCCAGGAGGTGTATCGCCACAAATGTTTTTTAAGTATTTCTATGTTGGTAAAATATTGACTGAATATTTCTGTCTTTATAGATCCTTGCTATACTTGACAAACTAAAGGAGGAAAGGGAgcaacaagaaggaaaagaaggggagggagaTGTAGATGGTTCATATATATCAAAGGAAGAAGATGGTGACTGGGATGCAGATGAGCCAGATGAGGAGGACATCATTTACGTAAAATAGCCCATCATCTTCTAGGAATTTGGTCATCACTCATCCAGAACACAGCAGGTGTGCTTCTACTGATTGAAGTTACATCTTGCAAATAACTATGAGGCCTTGACCAAGCACTGTCATTAGCTTAGAAATTTTTGTGATGCTTTCTGCTTTCAAGTTCCTGGTCTTGAACCCTGATGCTTGA includes these proteins:
- the LOC136527984 gene encoding uncharacterized protein, with amino-acid sequence MAKEKKRKQPPTDAASPPGDEREGRSERKGKKARKEKAEAILPSQIKNKDKRREVHAKLKREKKAQKRALAHERGQAVRRAEELGEQPPERQVPRTIENTREPDETVCRPDDQELFAGNDADEFNAVLKQHITPKILITTCRFNSGRGPAFIDELMQVIPNSHYVKRGTYELKKIVEYAKDRDFTSLIVVHTNRREPDALLIIGLPDGPTAHFKLSKLVLRKDIKNHGNPTSHKPELVLNNFTTRLGHRVGRMIQSLFPQDPNFRGRRVVTFHNQRDYIFFRHHRYIFETKEKKVASKDKKAKTSESKSESEKQVICRLQECGPRFVLKLLTLQHGTFDTKSGEYEWVHKPDMDTSRRRFFL
- the LOC136528275 gene encoding probable ribosome-binding factor A, chloroplastic — its product is MFPCRPLAPPAPPRAPSLARLPPSSLRPPPSSLRVVRCMAKERRVRMVAKQIQRELADMLTRDPVLQRAVLPEAALGADRYLSSLTTIADVELSNDLQVCKVYVSVFGDERGKEVAIEGLKAKTKYVRSQVGKRMKLRLTPEIRFIEDESMERGSRILAILDKLKEEREQQEGKEGEGDVDGSYISKEEDGDWDADEPDEEDIIYVK